DNA from Hyalangium minutum:
GGCCGAGGGACGATGGTCGCCTTGTCCATGAAGATGGTGGCGTGGCGGAGCCGCTCGAAGAAGGCCTGCCCCGAGGCGGGGTAGTAGATCTCCACGGAGTGCGTGGCGCGGTCCAGCGAGAGCCGCTGGATGATGCCGGGCAGCCCGAGCGCGTGGTCCCCGTGGAAGTGGGTGATGCAGATGCGAGTGACCTGGGTGGCGGACAGCCCGGCCAGGGTCATCTGGCGTTGAGTGCCCTCGCCGGGGTCGAAGAGGATGCCCTCGTCATCCCAGCGGAGAAAGTACGCGTTGTGGTTGCGGTGCCGGGTGGGAACCTGGCTGGCAGAACCGAGGACGATGAGCTCGCGATTGGACATGGGGCTCCTCCGGGATGACCCGCGGCCCCCGACGGTACCCCGCAGCCCTTCCTGATATCCCCACGGCCCACCCACGCGCTGGAGGCGGCGCTCAGTTCTGGCTGCTCTCCACGGCATTGCCCGAGGTGAGCACCGCCGAGTCCACCGAGGCCACGTGGCGCCGCCGCAGCCGGCGTGCCTTCTCTTCCTGCCGCTCCTCGTGCTCGATGATGGCCTCGACGTTGCCGTGCGCGTGCTTGCAGTGCACCGCGGACACTTGCTGGTGCCGCTCGGCCAGCTCCTGCCACAGGTGCGTCCGCGCCTGATTGCCCAGGAGCCGCTCCTCCACGTTGTCGAGGGCCTCATCCATCTTCTGGCCCTCGGCCTCCAGCTCGGCCAGCCGGGCCTCGGCATCCGGCGGCGGCTGGGCACAACCCGCCGATAGCACCAGCGCCATCAGCCCCACGCCCCGTGCCCAACCCCGCTTCCCGGCCATCGCCTACCTCGTGTCTCGCGCCGTGAGAAAGCCCCGCGCGGCAACGCCAAGGTAGGAAGCACTTCCCAGACCGACAACCCGAGCCCCCATCCAACCGGGTCGGGTTTCCAACACCCAACGGTTCGCGGTGGGTTCCCCGCCCCGGAGGGCTCAGCCCTTCTGACGGTGACGAAGAATGAACTCGCACACTTCGCGCGCCGCGCCGAACCCCGCCGGCTTCTGCGCGACATAGTGCACTTGTGCACGGACCTCGTCCGGGGCCTCCGGAGGCGCCGCAGAGAACCCCACCGCCTTCAACAGCGGCAGGTCCACCACCTCGTCCCCCATGTAACCACACCGGTCCGCTGACACCTTCAGCAGCTCCAGCAGCTTCTCGAAGTGCGCCACCTTGTCCTGGCTGCCGAAGTGCACGTGCCGCAGCCCCAGCGACTGCATCCGCATCTGCGCCGACAGGCTGTCGCCGCCGGAGATGGCCGCCACCTCGATGCCTACTTCCTGCAGCCGCTTGATGCCCATGCCGTCGCGCACGCTGTACATCTGCGTCCAGCCGGAGTTCGGCACCCAGAAGATGCGCCCGTCCGTCAGCGTCCCGTCGATGTCGAAGATCATCACCGACAGGTGACGCACCCGGGCCTTGAGCGACTCGAGGTCCTGGTTCATCCGCCGCCTACTTCGGCACGGCCTTCAGCGTGGCCTTGCCGTCCTTGATGACGACCTTGAACTCCACCGACTTGGCGTTGTGCTGCTTGAGCAGCTCCGGCACCTGCTTGCGCAGGTTCGCCGCCACCGACTCGTAGTTCATCTTCGAGGTGTCCTCCTGGTTGCGGCGCTTCGCGGTGACGTAAGCGTCGTAGACCGCCTTGAGCTTCTCGTCGCTCAGCCCCGCCCCGCCGCCGCCACCCGCCGCAGGCTTGGGCGGCTGAGAAGGCTGAGAGGCGGGCTTGGCCGCCGCGGGCATCCCCGGCTTGGAGCCCGCCGAGGACGGAGCCCCCGGACGCGCTCCCGCGGAAGGAGGAGGACGCGAGGCGCTGGGCGCCGAGGGCTTGGCGCCCAACGGCTCGTCCGCGAGGCTCTCCAGGGCTGCGGCGATGCCGGACGAGCCCTGCGAGGGCGCGCCGAACGCGGGCACTCCGCGCGCGGGCGGGCTCGAGCTGCCCGAGGTACCCCGTGCCGGCGTACCGCCCGGGGGCACCGAGGCCGTCCCCTTCGAGGGCGTGGCGACGGGAGGAATCGCGGGGGTGCCCTTCGAGGGCGTGGCACCCGGAGGAATCGTAGGGGCGCCCTTCGCCTGAACTCCCGGGGGCGAGCCCGTGCCCTTCGCCGGAGACGTCATCGCGGGAATGGACGGCAGGGGTGCCACCGAGGGCGTACCGCGGAACGGTGTGCCGCCCGTGGCCATGGGCGCCACCGTGGGCGCCACCGCGGGGACCATCGGCCCCACCGCGGGCACCGTGGCCACCGAGGGCACGGGCCGGAACGGCACGGCGGCGGGCCCGGGCTCCACCGGCCGAGGGATGAACCGCTGAGGCTCCGCGACCGGCTTCGGCTCGTTGGGGACGATGTCGAGCACTTCCTCCAAATCGTCCTCGGAGATCTCCTCCGTGAGGTTGTGGGCCTCGCCCTTGCGCTTGTCCGCGTCTCCGGACTTATTCGCGCGGCGCTTGGCCTTGTACATGTCCCGCTTGTACGTGCCCGATTCGATTTCCTGGAGCGTGCGCTGCCACAGGCGCTCGTAGGTGAGGAACTTGTTGTAGAGCGAGGAGATGCGGAACTTCACCGCGGTGTTGCGCACCAGGCCCGTCTTCAGCTTGTTCAGCCGTTTCCTGAAGGTGTCGTGAGCCAGAGTCGGCGGCAGCCGCTCATTGCCCATGAAGTACTGCTCGTACGTCACCTTGAGGACCATGAGCTCTTCTTCGAGCTCCGCGCACTCCTCGATGGCTCTCTCACTCGTGGACTTCTTCGACGCGTCGTCTCCCCCCAGCGCCTTCAGATTGGCGGAGGACTTGCCGGGTGAGGACTTGGCGGCAGATGTAGGCTTTCCGATCTCCGGCGGCATGCAACCTCAGAGTGTCCCCAAGACTCGCCTCAGGATCAACCTCATGCCGGACTGGGAGTAGCGCCCAGGCCTGCCGCCCCGCCCAGCCGGCGGGCGCGTTGGTACATGAGGGTGGCCCCAAAGGTGAACATACACAGGGAGATGAACTGGCTGGTGGAGATGTTGTACCAGGCTTCCAGGGGAACCCACTTCGCCAGGGAAGGGGCGCTGGAAGTCAACAGGCCGTGCAGCGTGCCGCGCTCGGCGTCCCCGCGGAACAGCTCCACCGTGGAGCGCAGCACCGCGTAGGCCATGAGCCACAGGGAGAAAATCTGCCCGTGGAAGCGCCGGGAGCGGCGCAGGTAGAGCAGGCTGGCGAAGATGGCCGCCTGGCCCAGGGACTCGAAGAGCTGCGTGGGGTGCACCGGCAGCGTGGTGCCGTGCTGCGACACCCACTCAGAGATGCGCACCGCGCCTGGAACGGCCTGGGGAAACACCTCGCCGGTGGCCTCGAGGACGTAGCGCGGGTCCATCGCCTGGGAGCTGTAGGCCGTGCTGCCCGCGCCGGTGAGGTGGCCGAAGAGGTCTCTCGCCAGCCCCGCGCCTGGGAAACGCACGGCCAGCGCCGAGTGACTCCCGGCCGGCCCACCCCAGCAGCAGCCCGCGGAGAAGCAGCCCAGCCGCCCCAGCGCCTGCCCGAGCGACACGGTGGGGATGGCCAGGTCCGCCAGGCGCAGGAACTCCATGCCATTCACCCGGGCGAAGGCGTAGGCCGCCACCGCCGCGCCAATGAGGCCGCCGTAGAAGACGAGGCCGCCGCCCAACGAGAAGATGCTGCCCAGGTTCTTCGCGTAGTCCTGCCAGTTGACGATGATGAAGAGCACGCGGCTGCCCACCAGCCCGCCCACGAGCACCCAGAAGCCCAAATCCAGCACCTGCTCGCGGCGCCGAGGGCCCTCGGTGTCCACCCAGCCCTGCCCCTCCACCCACTCCACCTTGCGCCACTCGTCCTGGGCCAGCCGTGCCGCCACGTTCGCCGCGCAGAAGAAGCCGGCGGCCAGCAGCACACCGTAGGTGTGCACCGGAATGCCCTCGCCCTTGCCACCCGGGAAGGCGCTGGCGGGCATCGCGTACTGCAGGCCAAACCACGCCAGCACCGCGCCACCTCCGCCGTAGAGCAGCGCGCGCTGCACCTTGTCCGCGCGCTTCACCTCGGTCCGCGTGCCCTGCTTCGTCAGCTCGCCCTGCGCGCCCATCCAGCCGTTGCGCGCGATGGAGGCCACCACGGCCAGCGCCACCGCGTACAGCAGCAACTGCGACCACAGGGACTCGAAGGTGAGGCGGATGAGGATGGGAAGCATGGGGCCCTGCCAGGAGGAGACGGCAGCACGAAGACTACCCGTTCACGCGGCCGGAGGACGTCACCAGAAGTGGAAGGAGGCCGCCTGACTGCTCCCTGCGGAGGCGCTCGGGCGTCAGGCGCGAGCCCCTGGCTGAGGGTCCTTCCGCACGAAGGCGTCGAGGATGAGCATCCCCACGCCCACGCAGATGGCCATGTCCGCCACGTTGAACGAGGGCCAGTAGGCCTGGTCCTTCCAGTGCGCCTGGACGAAGTCCACCACGAAGCCCCGGGCCACCCGGTCGATGTAGTTGCCCAGCGCGCCGCCGAGCACCAGCGACAGGCCCCACAGCGCCCAGCGCTCCTTGGGGTCCTTCCCGGAGAGCTTGGTGAAGTAATAGCCGATCAGAATCACGGCGCCGATGCTCACCACGTGGAACAGGGGCCCGCGCACCTCGCGCGGCAGGGTGCGGAACATGCCCCACGCGGCGCCCGGGTTCTCCTCGTAGCGCAGGCGCAGGAAGGACTCGAGGACCTCCACCGAGCGCTTGGCGCGGAAGTGGCGGCCATCCACGCCGGGGGGCGGCACATCGCTGCCGTACATCGCCTTCAGGCGCTCACCGGTGGTTTCCAGGCCGTCGAAGCGCGTGGTGAGGCTGCCCACGACGTCGTACTTGGTCCACTGGTCGAGCGCGACAGCGCCCAGGGTGATGACGAGGAGGATGAGATATTTGCGCGGCACGGGGGCGGCTTACACCAAACGCCCCCACCCGTCACGGATTGGGGCTCTCAGCGAGCGGCGGGGTGACCGGCTCGCTCCGGCGCAGGCGCAGCGAATCCAGCAGCATCAGCGCCACGCCGACACAGATGGCGGCGTCCGCCACATTGAAGGTGGGCCAGCGCATACCGGGCTGGTTGCGCCAGTGCCAATCGATGAAGTCGATGACGTAGCCGCGCACCAGCCGGTCCATGAAGTTGCCCAGCGCCCCGCCCGCCACCAGCGCCAGCGCCCCGCGCACCAGGTGCTGCCCGGGCTCCAGCCGCGTGTACATGGTGAAGATGAAGGCCAGGGCCGCCAGGCTCACCACGTGGAAGAAGGCGCGGCGCACGCCGTCGGGCAGGTTGGAGAACAGGCCCCAGGCGGCGCCCGGGTTCTCCACATAGCGGAAGTGCCAGTAGTCCTCGATGAAGCGGTAAGGCCGGGTGGCGCGGTAGCGGCCGCCCTCGGCCGGCGGCGAGTTGTCCAGGTTCTGCTCGGAGAAGTACCCCTGCAGCCGGGCCAAGCCCGTGCGCCCATCCAGCGCGTCCGTGAGGTTCGCCACCGCCAGGTACTTGGTTACCTGATCGACAGCCAGGGTGCTGAGGGCCACGAGGATGAGGAGGCGGAGGTTCTTCATCACTTGCAGTCCTAACCTGCTCTCCCGAGCCCTGACAACCGGCTGTGAGGGTCGTCTGCGTGCCCGCTTGCCTTCATTTCCCGCCAGCGGGCATTTCGGGCATGGTGGGGCCATGCCGCCTGTTGACCCCCCTGTGGAAAAGCCCACTTCGACCGACACCGTTCCGACGCAGGGCCCGGCCCAGGCCCAGACCAAGCCTCCACTGAAGGAGCGCCTCAAGGTGCTCATGACGGAGTACGGCTTCCTGGCCGTGCTCGTCTACCTGAGCACCTCCGTGGTGAGCATCACGGTGTTCACCGTGCTCATCCAGACGGCGGATCTGAAGGCGCTGGGCGACAGGTTCGGCGTCCAGCTCGAGGGCACCAGCGGCCTGCTGGGCACGCTGGGGGCGGCCTGGGTGCTGACCAAGCTCATCCAGGTGCCGCGCATCTTCGCCACGCTGGCGCTCACCCCCCTCATCGGGCGCATCCCCTTCGTGGCGCGGCAGCTCAAGCGCCTCGAGTGAGAGGGGCGAAGAGGGATTAGTTATTGGCCAGGGCCACCAGGAGGGCCTGCCACTCTGGAAAGAGCGCCACGGCATCCTGAGGGCGGTCCTGAATCCACCTGCTGAGCTGTCGACGGAACACCTTGGGATTGGCTTCTGGGCGCGTTGCGATGAGGGGGCTGAGCGCCGCGAGCAGATCCTTCCCGGAATACCAGATGAGCACATCGTCGATAGCAGTGAGGCCCGACAGCCTCTGCATGCGCTCGTTCAACGAGGCCTGAAGCACCGTGCCATCCAGAGTGGCCTCCACCTGCTGCCGGAATGCTCCAACGTGCTGCTGTACCCAGGCGAAGCAGGCCACCTGCGAGCAGTCCGGTGGAAGCTGAATCTCGTTGGTCAGCTCCGAAGGCCGAGTCGGCAGCTCCGTAAAAGGGGGCAGGCTCCGGCGCGCGATGCCCACAGCCCAGCGAGCGGCGGTGTAGGGCAGGAGGCGCTGAGCGGCGGCGAGCAGCTCCTTGGAGTAGTCCGCCGCGCTCCACCCGGTAGCAGCTTCCACGAGGCGGGGTTCCAGCAGGTAGCTCTCCAGCTCATGCCGGCACCACCGCCAGCCCAGGACGACGCCAGTCTCTAACTGAGCATCCACCACAGGCAGGGCTGCACTGGCCGGCGGGTCGAAGTCGAAATCCCGGTCACG
Protein-coding regions in this window:
- a CDS encoding KdsC family phosphatase translates to MNQDLESLKARVRHLSVMIFDIDGTLTDGRIFWVPNSGWTQMYSVRDGMGIKRLQEVGIEVAAISGGDSLSAQMRMQSLGLRHVHFGSQDKVAHFEKLLELLKVSADRCGYMGDEVVDLPLLKAVGFSAAPPEAPDEVRAQVHYVAQKPAGFGAAREVCEFILRHRQKG
- a CDS encoding MXAN_5187 C-terminal domain-containing protein, with the translated sequence MPPEIGKPTSAAKSSPGKSSANLKALGGDDASKKSTSERAIEECAELEEELMVLKVTYEQYFMGNERLPPTLAHDTFRKRLNKLKTGLVRNTAVKFRISSLYNKFLTYERLWQRTLQEIESGTYKRDMYKAKRRANKSGDADKRKGEAHNLTEEISEDDLEEVLDIVPNEPKPVAEPQRFIPRPVEPGPAAVPFRPVPSVATVPAVGPMVPAVAPTVAPMATGGTPFRGTPSVAPLPSIPAMTSPAKGTGSPPGVQAKGAPTIPPGATPSKGTPAIPPVATPSKGTASVPPGGTPARGTSGSSSPPARGVPAFGAPSQGSSGIAAALESLADEPLGAKPSAPSASRPPPSAGARPGAPSSAGSKPGMPAAAKPASQPSQPPKPAAGGGGGAGLSDEKLKAVYDAYVTAKRRNQEDTSKMNYESVAANLRKQVPELLKQHNAKSVEFKVVIKDGKATLKAVPK
- a CDS encoding prolipoprotein diacylglyceryl transferase; protein product: MLPILIRLTFESLWSQLLLYAVALAVVASIARNGWMGAQGELTKQGTRTEVKRADKVQRALLYGGGGAVLAWFGLQYAMPASAFPGGKGEGIPVHTYGVLLAAGFFCAANVAARLAQDEWRKVEWVEGQGWVDTEGPRRREQVLDLGFWVLVGGLVGSRVLFIIVNWQDYAKNLGSIFSLGGGLVFYGGLIGAAVAAYAFARVNGMEFLRLADLAIPTVSLGQALGRLGCFSAGCCWGGPAGSHSALAVRFPGAGLARDLFGHLTGAGSTAYSSQAMDPRYVLEATGEVFPQAVPGAVRISEWVSQHGTTLPVHPTQLFESLGQAAIFASLLYLRRSRRFHGQIFSLWLMAYAVLRSTVELFRGDAERGTLHGLLTSSAPSLAKWVPLEAWYNISTSQFISLCMFTFGATLMYQRARRLGGAAGLGATPSPA
- the lspA gene encoding signal peptidase II — protein: MPRKYLILLVITLGAVALDQWTKYDVVGSLTTRFDGLETTGERLKAMYGSDVPPPGVDGRHFRAKRSVEVLESFLRLRYEENPGAAWGMFRTLPREVRGPLFHVVSIGAVILIGYYFTKLSGKDPKERWALWGLSLVLGGALGNYIDRVARGFVVDFVQAHWKDQAYWPSFNVADMAICVGVGMLILDAFVRKDPQPGARA
- the lspA gene encoding signal peptidase II → MKNLRLLILVALSTLAVDQVTKYLAVANLTDALDGRTGLARLQGYFSEQNLDNSPPAEGGRYRATRPYRFIEDYWHFRYVENPGAAWGLFSNLPDGVRRAFFHVVSLAALAFIFTMYTRLEPGQHLVRGALALVAGGALGNFMDRLVRGYVIDFIDWHWRNQPGMRWPTFNVADAAICVGVALMLLDSLRLRRSEPVTPPLAESPNP
- a CDS encoding FAM210A/B-like domain-containing protein; amino-acid sequence: MPPVDPPVEKPTSTDTVPTQGPAQAQTKPPLKERLKVLMTEYGFLAVLVYLSTSVVSITVFTVLIQTADLKALGDRFGVQLEGTSGLLGTLGAAWVLTKLIQVPRIFATLALTPLIGRIPFVARQLKRLE